One window of the Cryptomeria japonica chromosome 7, Sugi_1.0, whole genome shotgun sequence genome contains the following:
- the LOC131047300 gene encoding protein neprosin translates to MAFRMFHLVFTYVLSMPFMILVSPSEVGNMSIHDYISYVNPPAVHNYEHDNGDNILCVKFTDQISLRPGKQQYGYHKKNSNMGWRDTPAGEPSSNMSGSELGKRCPEGTVSVMEIKYEQVESAGSVNKFLRRKMIESNQVHEYAVAQFSNEGVYRAQGVFNIWQPYVASDGIFSLGQIWLVHDQGLPTRQTIEAGWEVFPSHYGDSRPRLFVYWTADNYKSTGCRNVECRGFVLFNGAQYYPGQPIEQEILEGNAIWSLYIQNKIVGYWPGALFSSLAESTNLVEYGGEVVYSTNDIGTPLSKTHMGSGYFPKEGFSKAAYIRDIQMHNSIDTLVYPQENIIAGKPPCYNLTLGIDNTNPEWGHYMFFGGPGGDNPSCLN, encoded by the exons ATGGCTTTTCGTATGTTCCATCTGGTTTTTACTTATGTGCTCTCTATGCCATTTATGATTTTAGTATCCCCATCTGAAGTGGGCAACATGAGCATCCATGATTATATCAGTTACGTTAATCCACCAGCTGTTCACAATTACGAA CATGACAATGGAGACAACATACTCTGTGTAAAATTTACTGATCAAATTTCCCTCCGCCCTGGAAAACAACAATATGGTTATCATAAG AAGAATTCAAATATGGGCTGGAGGGATACTCCAGCAGGGGAACCCTCTTCAAATATGTCAGGCAGTGAGCTTGGAAAAAGATGTCCAGAAGGAACAGTCTCTGTTATGGAGATAAAGTACGAACAAGTGGAATCTGCAGGATCTGTTAATAAGTTTCTGAGGAGAAAAATGATAGAATCTAATCAGGTTCATGAG TATGCCGTTGCACAATTTTCAAATGAGGGAGTGTATAGAGCCCAAGGAGTATTCAATATATGGCAACCATACGTGGCATCTGATGGTATTTTCAGCCTTGGTCAAATTTGGCTTGTCCATGATCAAGGACTGCCTACAAGACAAACAATCGAAGCTGGTTGGGAA GTTTTCCCTTCTCATTATGGCGATTCCCGACCTAGACTATTTGTATACTGGACG GCCGATAATTACAAGTCCACAGGTTGCAGAAATGTAGAGTGTCGAGGATTTGTGTTGTTCAACGGTGCACAATACTATCCAGGCCAACCTATAGAACAA GAAATTTTAGAAGGCAATGCAATATGGTCTTTATATATACAAAACAAAATTGTGGGTTATTGGCCTGGAGCTTTATTTAGTTCATTGGCTGAATCAACCAATCTTGTGGAATATGGAGGGGAAGTTGTGTATTCTACCAATGATATAGGAACCCCGCTCTCGAAAACACATATGGGTAGTGGTTACTTCCCTAAAGAGGGGTTCTCGAAGGCAGCTTATATAAGAGACATCCAAATGCACAACTCTATTGATACTCTTGTGTACCCTCAAGAAAACATTATTGCAGGAAAACCACCTTGCTATAATTTAACTCTTGGCATTGACAATACTAATCCAGAATGGGGTCACTACATGTTCTTTGGAGGTCCTGGGGGAGACAATCCTAGTTGTTTGAATTGA